Genomic DNA from Chitinivorax tropicus:
CACTCATTCAAATCACCATGCAGTTCAGCCAGTTGCAGCAATCTGTAGTGGCCGCTGCGCGGGTCAATACCTTATTGAAGGAAACGGAAGCACCGCCCGCACAAGGTGATGCTGTGGTATCACAGGGCGCCGTCTCGATCAAACAATTGCGGTTCGGCTATCTGCCTGGCCAAACCGTGCTGCATGATCTCAGCCTGGAGATTCCAGCTGGCGGGTTTTATGGCATCGTCGGCCATACAGGCAGCGGCAAATCCACCTTGCTCAGTCTGATGCTGCGCTTTTATGAGCCGCAACAGGGCGAAATCGACATCGATGGCGTGCCCATCCATCATTTCAATGACTTGGCATTTCGGGCTGGTGTCGGGCTGGTGCCGCAAGAGCCGTTTCTGCTGGCCGCCACGGCCCGAGAAAACATCGATATGGGCCGGGGCCTGACTCAGATGCAAATCGAGACGGCTGCCCGATCCGCCCAAGTGCATGATCTGATCATGTCGCTGGAGCAAGGTTACGACACGCAGCTGGGCGAAGGCGGGGTGCGGCTTTCAACGGGGCAGAAGCAGTTGATTGCCATTGCCAGGGCGCTGGCTGGCCAGCCGCGCATCCTGTTGTTGGATGAGGCGACCGCACATATCGACAGTGAGACTGAGCAAGTGGTCCAGCAAGCATTGACGGCATTACATGGCAAAGTCACCCTGATTGCCATTGCGCATCGATTGTCAACCATCCGTGACGCGGATCGGATCGTGGTGCTGAATCATGGTCGGGTAGCCGAGCTGGGCGATCATGATGAATTGATGGCGATCGAATCAGGTATCTATCAGCGACTCTACCTGCTCCAGCAATTGGAAGAGTCCGAACCCGATGACGGCACCACACGTGGCACATAAAGAGCAACATAGCTGTGTGGACAGGCCCCGCGTCCATCCAATCCATGGGTGTCAAATCCGCTGCCAGTGGGCATGTCAGCGGGTATGGTCACGGATGGCCGCCACCGCCGGGTGTAAAATCCGGCGATCACTATAGATGGCGTAGATGGGTGCGATGATGTTCCGCAGTTGCCCGACGCAGGCCACGCCCAGCTGATTCGCCATGTCCTCCTTGCTGAAAGCTGGCATGGGAAACATGCCCAAGCCCTGCTGCCCGAAGGTGGCCAGCAGCGCACTGTCCTCAAATTCGCCCACAATGTCGGGCCGGATGTCATGGGTCGTGAACCAATGTTCCAACTGAGCATGTAACGCGTTGTTGCGTGTAGGCATCAGCATGGGCGCCCGATGCAGGCAAGCCGGAAACGGCTTGGCATGCCGTGCCGCCAGCTCTTGTTTCGCAAAGATCATGACCGGACAGTGTGCGACCGTATCGCTGTGCAAGCGTAGCTGGGTGCTATGTGTGGCTGGGCGGTCAGCCAACACCATGTCCAGGCGATGTAAGGCCAAGTCTGCCAGCAGCGGGTCGAATTCTCCCTCATCGCAAGTCAGGCGGATACGCTGTGGTAGCTGCAGGGCAGGCTCCAGCAGGCGGTAGATCAGCGTTTTGGGTAAAGCATCGGAAATGCCGACTGTGAAGCGAAGGGTCTGCCCGAGCTGCTCATCTGCCAACGTTTCTTGTAGCTGATTGCCCAGCAGGAATATCTGATCTGCCAGCCCCAGCGCAATCCGGCCTGCCTCTGTCAGCACCAAGCCTCGCCCTTGCTGCGCAAACAAAGCCCGCCCAATCTGCTGTTCAAGTTGGGCGATCTGCCCGCTTACCGTCTGGGCGCTCATGCCCAACTGTTCTGCAGCTTTGGTGATGCTGCCCTCTTTGGCCGTCGCCCAGAAATAACGAAGGTGTTTGTAGTTCAGGTCGGTATATCGCATATTTCAATTCGAAAAAATCGGATGAATAGTAAGGTTTTATTCGGTTTTTCCGACTGCAAAAATCCAGTACGATCGCGAAGCTCTTGCTTGGACAGCGTCCAGCCTCGGTGCGTTCCACGTACCTCACCACTGCATCAAAGGAGAATACACACCATGAAACGCGTCATTTTGCTGATTGCCACCAATATTGGCGTGATGCTGGTTTTAAGCATTGTCGCCAGCATGCTTGGCGTCAACCGTTATCTGACCGCCAACGGCTTGAATCTTGGCATGTTGCTCGTCTTTGCCGCCATCATGGGCTTTGGTGGCGCATTCATCTCGCTGCTGTTGTCCAAGACCATTGCCAAGTGGTCAACCGGAGCCCGGGTCATCGAGCAGCCTGCCACTGAGGCTGAATACTGGCTGGTCAATACTGTGCGTAAGCTGGCTGAACGCGCCAACCTGCCCATGCCGGAGGTAGCCATCTATGATGGTGAGCCCAACGCCTTTGCCACCGGCGCAAGCAAATCCAACTCCCTGGTCGCTGTTTCAACTGGGTTGTTGCACAGTATGACTGAAGAAGAGGTCGAGGCGGTACTGGCGCATGAAGTAGCCCACATCGCCAATGGCGACATGGTCACATTGACCTTGATACAGGGGGTGGTGAACACCTTCGTATTCTTCCTGGCGCGAGTGGTCGGTTATCTGGTGGATTCATTCCTCAAGCGAAATGATGACGAGTCCAGCAGCGGCACCGGCATTGGTTACATGATCACCGTGTTCATCTGCGAAATTCTGTTTGGCATTCTGGCCAGCGTCATTGTCATGTACTTCTCGCGCCAGCGTGAATATCGCGCTGATGCTGGTGCCGCACAGTTGCTGGGCAGCCCGACAAACATGATTGCTGCACTGCGTCGCCTGGGCGGTATGCAGGCTGGTGCGTTGCCACAGAACATGGCTGCTTCCGGTATCTCAGGTGGCGGTGGCTGGGCCTCGATGTTCTCAAGCCATCCGGCTCTGGAAGACCGTATTGCGGCTTTGCAGTCCGCACGATAACTGGTTTGCATGTGATCTGAGCATGGGCGGTAACGCCCTTAGGATTGGGTTCTGTCATTTTGAGGAGTGTGTGCCATGAAGTGTCCGGTATGTGAAGGTGTCAACCTGGTCATGTCTGAGAGAAGCGGGGTCGAGATCGACTATTGCCCTCAATGCCGAGGTGTGTGGCTGGATCGAGGTGAGCTGGACAAGATCATTGATCGATCAGCGGTACAAACATCGGCCCAGCCCGCAGCATATGAGGCTTCGCATGAGCTGCCGCGAGGGCATGGGCAGCCTTCCAGCTCGCATCCGCAATACAGCCAGCATCAACATCAATCGTATCAACAGCAACACCAGCAACACCAGCAACAACATCACCACGATAGTGGGTATTACAAAAAGAAGAAGCGCGAGGGCTTCCTGGGTGAATTATTTGATTTTGACTGAAATTCACCCGAGATCAATCAGTTTGCATGGCATTTGGGTGCATGTTTACGGCTGATGGATGGTACCCGCATGGCCTGACTGAATGTACCGGTCAGGCGGCAGGACATATGTGCGGCACTGTTGCAAATCGGCCATCATAAGGAGATAGGTAAATGAGTTTTAAACGTTTCGCTGGTTTGGCAGCTTTGACGCTTTTCTCTGGATACGCCGCCGCAGAGGCAGTGGTGGTCAATCGTGGCATCTCTGAGCAGGAAGTCCTGGCGGCCCAGCAGGGGTGGTGCAAGGCATTGGTCGATATCAGCTCCACCTACGAAAGCAATGGCCGTGAGGCAGCCAAGGCGCTGGCCGAGAAGGTGATTGATAGCGCCTATGGCAAAGCCATTCTGTTCAAGCCGACGCTGACAATGAATCCACAGACTTTCCGGACGACCCGTGCAGGCACCTTGTCCTATTTTGTGGGTGGGGATTCGACCTATCCGAAGGATACTGGCTTTGCTTTGAAAGGCTGGAAGAAGTGTGAGATCGACAATGCAGCGGTGTTGATCACTGGCGACACCGCTACCACCATGGGCAAGGTGCGTTTCACGGGCAAAGACGGGAAAGTGACCACTGTGGATAAGACCTGGATGTTTGTCAAAGACGACGCGGGTGCACTCCGGATCGTTGTTCATCATTCCTCGCTGGAGTTTCAGGGCGCGTAATTACCATTCCACCTGTAAACGGAAGCCGACTGTGTTCAGCAGGCCCACACTTCAGGTGGGCTGCCTCTGAGCCAGATCGGCTTTTTGCATGTCCGACACGACCGTTTCTCACATCGTGCTCACTCCTCTTGCACTGGGTGGCGCCAGTCCTCAGATGATCGGCTTGCCGTGCCTGTCCACGATGTTCATGGCGGGCTGATTTCCTGATCTGACTACAATTTGGCTACATCCTGTCAAATACTTACAATCTGTGGTGTGAATTCGATTTCAAGTTTTCTGTTGGGTTGATTTGCAATGCCGAATCCTTGACAGAGTCAATCAGGGTGGTGCAGACCGACCGGCTCACAAGCTATCCACCTACCCGTCCGCCGGGTCGAAAGAATCAAACACCATGGATGTATCGCACTCCCCCCGACAAGCTGCTTCTCCATCACTGCTGGCCTTGGCCTGGCCCATTTTTGTCGAGCAGGCACTGCATCTCATGGTCGGGCTGGTCGATACTTTCATGGTCAGTCATATTTCCGACCAGGCGGTTGCCGCGTTGGGTACCGCCAATCAATTTGTCGCATTTTTTCTGGTGCTGTTTGGATTTGTCAGTATGGGCTGCAGCGTGGTGGTCACACACCATCTGGGTGGGCAGGACAAGGAAGGGGCCGAGCGTGTTGCCGCAACGGCAATCAGCGTCAATACCTGGTTGGGGCTTGCCATCAGCATTGCGGTGTATTGTTTGGCCGAGCCTTTGCTACGGCTGGCACAGCTCTCAGATGCCTTGCTGCAATACGCCGTGCCATTTCTGAGCCTGATGGGTGGGACGCTGTTTCTGGAATCCATCAATCTGGCCATCTCTGCCGTGCTCCGCGCGCATGGGCACACCCGTGACGCCATGTTGGTGACAGTGGCCCAGAACATCATCAATGTCATCGGGAACACAATCCTGCTCTTCGGCCTGCTGGGGGCCCCAAAAATGGGCGTGGTCGGTGTCGCGTTATCTACGGTGATCAGCCGGCTGGTAGCTTGCCTCGCCTTGTGGGTGCTTCTGGAATATCACACTCATCTGAAACTCAAGGCCGCTGACTTCTTCAGCGTTCACCGTGAACGTCTGGGACGGATTTTACACATTGGCCTGCCGGCGGCGGGCGAGAATATCTGCTGGTGGCTGGCTTTCATGACCGTGACAGCGTTCACTGCACGCATGGGCGAACAAGCACTCGCGACACAGACCTATACCATGCAGCTTGTCTGGTTAGTGGTGTTGGCAACAGTTGCAATCGGCCTGGCAACCGAGATTCTGATCGGGCGGTTGATTGGCGCAGGGCAATTTGACGAAGCTTATCGGCAACTGCTCCGTAGCTTGCGAGTCGGGTTTGCCATTTCCGTCCTGGTGGTCATTGTGGTTTCGGTGCTGTCGCCTTGGATTCTGAGCTGGTTCACCCAAGACCCGGTGGTGATTGCAACGGGTGCCATGTTGATGCGGATTGGGTTGATCCTGGAGCCGGGGCGGGTATTCAATATTGTCGTGATCAGCTCACTGCGTGCGACGGGGGATGCGCGATACCCCGCCATGATCGGCATGGTGTCCATGTGGGGTGTCATGGTGCTGGGGGCGTGGTTTCTGGGCACTTATATGGGGTTGGGCCTGGTCGGGGTGTGGGCGGCGATGGTGCTGGATGAATGGTTGAGAGGCATGCTCATGTACCGGCGCTGGAAGCAAAGAAAGTGGCTGAAATATGCCCAACGTACCTATGCAAACGTACAATCCGGTACCGCTGTTTGAAAGTCCTGAGCGCCTGCAACATGGCCATCCCAGATCGACTGGCTTTGGCAGACCCGGCAGGGATTGAACTATATGAAGCGCCTTCGCTTTAATTGGCAAACAGCAAACACTGCTTGTTGATGCATCGTGGCATCAGGCCGCACCTGTGTTTATCTAAGTGGGGCAAGGAATAAACGCTTGCTGAGGGTACGGCTTAGCTGCTAAGTGATGGTGCGGGGGGCTTCTACACAAAGAAGCCCCCGGCGTCATTCAGCTGAGATCACATGGTTTCACATGATGCCTGCTTGTTGCGTTGCCGTGCACGCCAGCGTAACACCACCGAGCCTTTCCACGCGGCGTGTAAGCCGAAATAGCCCAATAGTGAGGAAACAATGGCGATGGTCAACAGCCCGACAACGAATGGGGCGCCCAGATTGGCCAACCAATGCTCATACATCTTCAAATCGGGCAGCATCCACCCACCCAATTGGTAAGCGCTGAAATAGATGGGGGGAACGGTGAATGGATTGGTGATGAGTGTCGCGGCAGCGGCAACCGGTAGATTGTGACGGAACCAGATGGCCGCCAATGAGGCCAATGCAATCTGCGCAATAGGAATGGCAAAGCCGATGAATAAACCGACAGCCAGCCCAAGCGCCATTCCTTTTCGGTTGATGTACCATAGTTCTGGCCGGGCAAGATACGGGC
This window encodes:
- the nhaR gene encoding transcriptional activator NhaR — encoded protein: MRYTDLNYKHLRYFWATAKEGSITKAAEQLGMSAQTVSGQIAQLEQQIGRALFAQQGRGLVLTEAGRIALGLADQIFLLGNQLQETLADEQLGQTLRFTVGISDALPKTLIYRLLEPALQLPQRIRLTCDEGEFDPLLADLALHRLDMVLADRPATHSTQLRLHSDTVAHCPVMIFAKQELAARHAKPFPACLHRAPMLMPTRNNALHAQLEHWFTTHDIRPDIVGEFEDSALLATFGQQGLGMFPMPAFSKEDMANQLGVACVGQLRNIIAPIYAIYSDRRILHPAVAAIRDHTR
- the htpX gene encoding protease HtpX, producing the protein MKRVILLIATNIGVMLVLSIVASMLGVNRYLTANGLNLGMLLVFAAIMGFGGAFISLLLSKTIAKWSTGARVIEQPATEAEYWLVNTVRKLAERANLPMPEVAIYDGEPNAFATGASKSNSLVAVSTGLLHSMTEEEVEAVLAHEVAHIANGDMVTLTLIQGVVNTFVFFLARVVGYLVDSFLKRNDDESSSGTGIGYMITVFICEILFGILASVIVMYFSRQREYRADAGAAQLLGSPTNMIAALRRLGGMQAGALPQNMAASGISGGGGWASMFSSHPALEDRIAALQSAR
- a CDS encoding zf-TFIIB domain-containing protein; translated protein: MKCPVCEGVNLVMSERSGVEIDYCPQCRGVWLDRGELDKIIDRSAVQTSAQPAAYEASHELPRGHGQPSSSHPQYSQHQHQSYQQQHQQHQQQHHHDSGYYKKKKREGFLGELFDFD
- a CDS encoding MATE family efflux transporter, whose translation is MDVSHSPRQAASPSLLALAWPIFVEQALHLMVGLVDTFMVSHISDQAVAALGTANQFVAFFLVLFGFVSMGCSVVVTHHLGGQDKEGAERVAATAISVNTWLGLAISIAVYCLAEPLLRLAQLSDALLQYAVPFLSLMGGTLFLESINLAISAVLRAHGHTRDAMLVTVAQNIINVIGNTILLFGLLGAPKMGVVGVALSTVISRLVACLALWVLLEYHTHLKLKAADFFSVHRERLGRILHIGLPAAGENICWWLAFMTVTAFTARMGEQALATQTYTMQLVWLVVLATVAIGLATEILIGRLIGAGQFDEAYRQLLRSLRVGFAISVLVVIVVSVLSPWILSWFTQDPVVIATGAMLMRIGLILEPGRVFNIVVISSLRATGDARYPAMIGMVSMWGVMVLGAWFLGTYMGLGLVGVWAAMVLDEWLRGMLMYRRWKQRKWLKYAQRTYANVQSGTAV
- a CDS encoding DUF2062 domain-containing protein, producing the protein MKKWLHRRLPTPEKIMAQQWLGPARPYLARPELWYINRKGMALGLAVGLFIGFAIPIAQIALASLAAIWFRHNLPVAAAATLITNPFTVPPIYFSAYQLGGWMLPDLKMYEHWLANLGAPFVVGLLTIAIVSSLLGYFGLHAAWKGSVVLRWRARQRNKQASCETM